The genomic segment GATGACCGAGGACGAGGCCAAGGCCGGGGGCGCCAAGCCCGTGGTCATCAAGGACCGCATCGCCGACGCCATGTTCCAGAACGTGCTGATGTACCCGCGCGACTACAGCGTCATCGCCACCACCAACCTGAACGGCGACTACATCTCCGACGCCCTGGCGGCCCAGGTCGGCGGCCTGGGGCTGGCCCCGGGCGTGAACATGTCCGACGAGCTGGCCTTCTTCGAGCCGACCCACGGCACGGCGCCGACCATCGCCGGGCAGGACAAGGCCAACCCCGGCAGCCTGATCCTCTCCGGGGCCATGCTCCTGGAGCACGCCGGGATGCCCGAGGCCGCCGCGCTGATCCACGCCGCCGTCAATACCGTCATCTCCCGCCGCCGCGTCACCGTGGACCTGGCCGGGCAGATCGAGGGCGCCACGGTGGTCGGCTGTCGCGAGTTCGGCGAGCTGCTGGGCCAGGCCCTGTAGCGCCCGGTGCGCCCAGAACGCCCGCCCGTGCGGCAGGCAAAAGCCCCCGCCTTCGTGGAAAGCGGGGGCTTTTTCATGGCCGCGCGAGCCTGCCGGGGCGGGCTACTGTTCGCCCGTGCTCCGGGGGCCGCCGTCGCGGCTCTTGCGGGTGCGCTTGACGCGGTACATGGCCTGGTCGGCCTTCTCCAGCAGGCCTTCCACGTTCGTGCCGTCGGTGGGGAACAAGGCCACGCCGATGCTGGCCCCGAGCTCCAGGGGCGTGGACTCGAAGCTGAACGGGCGACAGACGGCGCTTTCCACTCGCTCGGCGTGCTTGCGGGCGTTGTCCAGGCTTTGGACCTCGGGCAGCACCACGCCGAACTCGTCGCCGCCCAGGCGGGCCACGGTGTCCGACTGGCGCGACACGGCGTGCAGTCGCTCGGCCAGCTCGCTGATGGCGGCGTCGCCCGCGCGGTGGCCGTGGGTGTCGTTGATGGCCTTCAGGCCGTCCATGTCGAGGATCATGACGCCCAGGCACGACGCGTTGCGGTTGGCCATGGTCATGGCCTGGCGCAGCCGGTCGTAGAACAGGGCCCGGTTGGCTAGCCCCGTCATGCTGTCGTGGGTTGCCAGGTGGTAGAGCTCGTCGCGCTCGTGGCGCGCCGCATAGAACATTGCTGCCGCCACGAGCTCGGACATGCGGGAAAGGATTTCGATATGCAGCTCGTTGAAGTGGTTCGCCTCGGGCGAGAGAATCTTCAGCACGCCCACCACTGTCTCGGCGTGCAGCAGCGGAGCCACGACCATGGACCGCAGCCCGACCTTGCGGCAGGCGTCGCGGTCCACGCGCTGGTCCTGCTCGCTGTCGTGGCAGGTCAGGATGTCGGCGGTTGCGACGCACAGGCCCGAGAGGCTGCCCTGGCGGCGCAGGCGCAGCCCCAGGTTGGACTGGGCGATGCCCGACACCGCGCGGTAGACCATCTCCTCGCCCTCGGCCAGTTCGACGATGGCGCCGCCGGCTCCGGTCAGCAGGGGCAGCCGCTCGGCCATTAGGTGCATGACGGCGCCCAGATCCTGCCCCAGCTTCACGATGGCGGTCTGGGTGTCGATGATTTGGGTCAGGACGTCCGGCGTGAGAACCGTCCCGGCACTGGGGTCTGGCATCGGGGGCCTCCTTGGGCTGCGGGGGGAGGCCTGGGCGCGGCGCATCGCCTCCGCAAAGCGGTGTGGTGTTAGCGGAGCATGCCAAAGGGTGGAGTGGGAGGCAAGCGTCGCGCAGCCCGTAAAGCCAGTTTCGCCGCAGTAACCGTGACGAGACGCCGCATGCTGATGGTGTTTCGTTCGCTGATACGGTATGTCGGCTTTGCTATATCGTTAATATGTTTTGCATGCGTACAGGGGGGTGCGCAAGGTTATGTTTTTACAAAGCGGGCACCCCTGTGCGCAGGGTGCCCCGCAAGGGACGGGGAGGCCTGTGGGGGAAGGCTAGAACCAGAATGACAGCAGCACGCACAGGGGCAAGGCGGGCAGGAAGTTGGTCAGCGGGATGCGCTTGATGTTGAGCAGGTTCAGCCCGATGCCCAGGATGAGCACCCCGCCCGTGGCCGTGAGCTGGGCGATCATGGCCTCGGTGAACAGGTGCTGGAGCAGCCCGGCGAACAGCGTCAGGCCATACTGGTACAGGAACAGCGGGACCACGGAGAACAGCACGCCCAGCCCGTAGGTCGCCGCCAGGGCGATGGCCGCGAAGCCGTCGAGCATGGATTTGGTGAACAGCAGCGTGGGATCGCCGCGCAGGCCTTCGTCGAAGGCGCCCAGGATGGTCATGGAGCCCACGCAGAAGATCAGGAAGGCCGTGACCAGCCCGTCGGTGAACAGCTCGTTGTCCGATTTGAGCCGCGCCTTGAGCCGTTCCGACAGGGCCTCGAAGCGCCGCTCCAGCCCGAGCAGCTCGCCCGCCACCGCGCCCATGACCACGCTGAAGATGACCACCAGCGGGTTGTGCATCTTGAGGATCATTGTCACGCCGATGGCCAGGGTGCACAGCCCCAGCCCCTGGAAGACCACCAGCCGTAAGCGCTCGGGCAGCCGGTTGCCCGCCAGCAGCCCGGCGGCCCCGCCGACCAGCACGGCCAGCACGTTGACGATGGTTCCCACAGGCAGCATCGGGACGCTGTTAGGCCATGGCGCCGCGAAACACAAGCCCCGGGTGGGCGGCGCGGGCGCGCGGGCGCGCGGGGTTGCGCCACCCGGCGCAAAAGCCTGGAGCTGCCCCACGGCGGGGCGCGGGCGCGCGGGGTTGCGGATGCACGAAGCCGCGTGGTCCACGAACAGCACCGCGGGCGCGCGGGGTTGCGCCCGGGGCGGTTCGCGGGCATGGTGGCCCCAGGGGAGAGCGGGCCAAAGGAGGAAACGATGCGCAGCTATCTCGACGCGTTGCAGCAGCCTGGGCAGACGGTGAACCCGCTGTTCGCCACCCTGGGGGTGGAGGTGGAGCACGTCACCGACGGCGAGGCGACCCTGCGCCTGCCGCCCAACGCGGGGCTGGTGCAGGGCGGGGGCGTGGTGGCCGGGGGCGTGCTGGCGACCCTGGCCGACGAGGCCATGGCCCACGCGGTCATCGGCGGGCTGGCCGAGGGGCTGATTACGGCCACGGTGGAGTGCTCGGTGCGCTTTTTGTCGCCCGCGCGGCCCGGCGCGGCGCTGCGGGCCCGGGCCGTGGTCGTCCGCCGGGGGCGGACCATCGTCTTCGCCGAGGCCAGCGTCACCGACAGCGATGGCCGCCTGCTGGCCCGCGCCTCGGGCTCCTTCCTGGTCATGCCCCGCAGGCCCGGCCCCGAGGCCGCCGCGCCCGATACCCCTTGACGCCGCCCGGGCGATGCCATAGGAAAACCGGGCACTGGCCGGGGTGGCGGAACTGGTAGACGCACCAGACTCAAAATCTGGCATTGGCGACAATGTGCGGGTTCGATTCCCGCCCCCGGTACCATTGAACAACAGGTTCCCGCATCCGAAATGGGTGCGGGAACCTGTTGTTTTTGGCCGTGGGACTCCGGCGGAGCGGGGTGGTGCCGTGGGCGGCCAAGCGGCGTGACCGCGCAGTGACTTCGCCGAAATCTATACGCCGAGGGCCTATCCACGCCCCTTGACAACGGATGCGTCATGACACATAGAGCTTTATTGATCAATGACTTTCAACCGCATTGTCTAAATCCCTTGGAGGTTCTGCTGCATGTGGCGCAAGCCTGTGACCGTCCACTACCGTCGTTTCACATGGGACACGAATCCGCCAAGGAAGAGCTTTGAAGAACTCGTTAGGCAGGCCGCTGAGCACCAGCCTCAAGGTTCTCCCGCGAAGCTCAAAGAGAGGTACCGGCTCAGGATGTTGAGGCGAGATGAAGATAGCCTTTTTATCAACGCTTTGGCGGTCGAAAAAGACTACCTTTTTGGGGACATCACACACTTTACGAAAGACCAAACTCAAGCACTCTTCGATGACAGCAAAGAAGACGCTCCTATGGCGGATGTCCAACAATTGCCGAAGCCGGAGAATGGTGAACTGATCCACTCGCTGATGTACTGGATGGTCAAAAATGACCATGTATTTCTCCTGCAAAGTCAGTCTCTTCGGACCGAAGCTGCGGAAGAATATTTTTCGTGGCTATTGGCAGATAAAACGGGCGTCCTGCCTAAAGGGGTCAAGGTCGTCTTTGCCAGCAAGTTCGACGCACAGGCGGTAGGAGGTGATCTCGAGGACATTAGGGAAGTCATCGTCGGAGGAACGGTCACGCGGCAGGCTGGACCGGAGTCGCTTCCAACAGAGACCGTGGTTGAAGAGTCGGGGGGGTTGAGCCAAACGTTGCTAGCTGGCTGGCTCAAGGCCCGAAAAGTTCTTGTTGCCCTGATTGATAATGAGGCCGATGTTGAAAAAATAATGCAAAAATTACCTGAAGATGGCTCACTTTCAGTGGAAGTTCACATCGGATATAAAACAAAAAAGCGGAAAATGAGCCGTGCCATACTGAAGGATCTGGAAGTTGGATTGAGGAATCTCCCTGATAGCCAACTGCAGGTTCGTGGCAAAGATGGACGGCAGGCTCCAGATGGAACGGTGCGTTTACAACATCCTGCGAGTGTCCTTTTTGTTACCCACGGTGAAGGGGAAGCCAAAAGGCCAACCAGCCTGCTCCAACCAGAAGATGTCTTGCGATCGATGCTCGAAGCCTATAATGTTTTTGTCTCCAATGGGAAAATAACAGACGGCGTGCAACGTGGACAGCAGACTTAAGCATATTTTTCAACTGGTATCAGCGGTTGCGGTAGGCATTGCCGCCCACCGCTGGGTGAACCTTTCAGTTTGGGAAGGCATGGCCAATGGGCTCTTCGCCTTTCTTGGACTACTCGTGGCCGCGCTGGTTCAGGTGATACCGATTACCGCCGGATTTACCCAGCCCGACTTCGTGTCACCTGCCGAGGCGAAGAAACTTGGGACCGCTCTCGAGATTCAGCAAAAGCTATGGCTTGCGTTGCTCGGGATAGCCTTCGTGTCAGTCTTGGTGCTCGTCCTAGGCGTAGCCGTCGCCCCCCACGATAAGGAAGTCTTGGCAGCAGACTCTTTGCGTTCTTTATCCGCCCCTTGGTTAAGTGGTGCGATTGCCTTCATGGTGTGGTATGTAGCCATCCGTGCATTATCATTGATTCCTGGTGTATTGAGCTTGCAGAGAATTCGCAGCAGATTGAACATAGAAGCGGCCAAACATCATGAGCGGGTTCGACCCCAGGCCTTTGATAATCAGAACATCATTGCTTCTGCAAGGCCAATTGTTCCTGATGGGTATGGGAAAATGATCACTCCAAAGAAGGATGAAGACGCTTCTCACTCAGCGGACACCTGATAGCGAACGGAGACTGTCCAAAGCGCAGAGGCGTTAGGCAGGACAACATGTGGGATAGTTTCTTTGGCTTTCTTTTGTATTCCTTCTAGGCCCAGCACATTGCGGTTGTGCCTCTACACCCCTCTGGCAACAGGTTCCCGCATCCGAAAAGGGTGCGGGGACCTGTTGTTTTTTGGGCGTGGGATTCCGGCGGAGCGGGGTGGGGCCGTGGCGGCAGGCCCTGACCGGGCCGGGCAGGCAGGGCCTCGGCAGAGCTCTGGGTTCCGCGCGCCGCAGCCCAGGATGACGCCCGGCGCTCTGGCCATGCCCGGGCGTGACCAGGGTATGGGCCTGGGCAGCGCTGGAGACGGGGCTCGGCGTTCTGCGCCCCGAGCCTTTGCCCGTGCCTCGACCCCTGCCCTGGCCGGGCCCGGGCGGGTCCGGGCGTCCACGGACCTGGAGCGGGCTGCGCGTTCGTACCGTCGGCCCGGGCCTGCCCGGACGCCCCGCCCCGCGCGCAAGTTCCTGGCCTGCGTCAATAAATCCCGCCGCCTTGTGTTGACACTGATTTTCATTTTCAATATTTATGGCTCCGGCCCTGGTGAACCCCGGCCAAAGGAGTGGCGATGGGCAAGGTCAATTCGCATCTGGCGCACGATCCGGTTCGAGAGTTGTGGCCCCTCATGGAGCGCCTGGGCACGCCGTTGCAGGTGCTGGACATGGGCGGGCGGCTTTTGGAGTGCAACCCTGCGGCCCGCAGCCTGCTGGGCCTGGGGGACGACGACTGCTGGCGGGGGCGCTGCCTGTGCTCCGGCAACGGCAACGGCGGCGGCGCGGCCCACCTGCCGGAGCTGCTGCGCGAATGCGCCCAGGGCCTGCGCGACGAGTTCGTCGTGGA from the Desulfocurvus vexinensis DSM 17965 genome contains:
- a CDS encoding sensor domain-containing diguanylate cyclase, translating into MPDPSAGTVLTPDVLTQIIDTQTAIVKLGQDLGAVMHLMAERLPLLTGAGGAIVELAEGEEMVYRAVSGIAQSNLGLRLRRQGSLSGLCVATADILTCHDSEQDQRVDRDACRKVGLRSMVVAPLLHAETVVGVLKILSPEANHFNELHIEILSRMSELVAAAMFYAARHERDELYHLATHDSMTGLANRALFYDRLRQAMTMANRNASCLGVMILDMDGLKAINDTHGHRAGDAAISELAERLHAVSRQSDTVARLGGDEFGVVLPEVQSLDNARKHAERVESAVCRPFSFESTPLELGASIGVALFPTDGTNVEGLLEKADQAMYRVKRTRKSRDGGPRSTGEQ
- a CDS encoding DUF554 domain-containing protein is translated as MLPVGTIVNVLAVLVGGAAGLLAGNRLPERLRLVVFQGLGLCTLAIGVTMILKMHNPLVVIFSVVMGAVAGELLGLERRFEALSERLKARLKSDNELFTDGLVTAFLIFCVGSMTILGAFDEGLRGDPTLLFTKSMLDGFAAIALAATYGLGVLFSVVPLFLYQYGLTLFAGLLQHLFTEAMIAQLTATGGVLILGIGLNLLNIKRIPLTNFLPALPLCVLLSFWF
- a CDS encoding PaaI family thioesterase encodes the protein MRSYLDALQQPGQTVNPLFATLGVEVEHVTDGEATLRLPPNAGLVQGGGVVAGGVLATLADEAMAHAVIGGLAEGLITATVECSVRFLSPARPGAALRARAVVVRRGRTIVFAEASVTDSDGRLLARASGSFLVMPRRPGPEAAAPDTP